In Arthrobacter sp. CDRTa11, one DNA window encodes the following:
- a CDS encoding cupin domain-containing protein, which yields MSISAENTTHESVAAGHSLPEPTPEEAAQLEQLYRDFDKENLIPLWTEIADLMPMVPSPKAVPHVWRWNDLYPLAARAGDLVPVGRGGERRAIALANPGLAGTPYATPTLWAAIQYLGARETAPEHRHSQNAFRFVVEGEGVWTVVNGDPVRMSRGDFLLTPGWNFHGHHNDTDQPMAWIDGLDIPFVHYADAGFFEFGTERVTDEATPDISRSERLWAHPGLRPLSGLDDTTSSPIAAYRWEHTDRALAEQLLLEDEGHPATVSQGHAAVRFTNPTTGGDVMPTIRAEFHRLRAGATTETVREVGSSVWQVFEGTGSVTLNGETRQVAKGDLFVVPSWAAWSLQADAQSETPAGAGFDLFRFSDAPIFERLSFNRTYIEGRTK from the coding sequence GTGTCCATCAGCGCCGAGAACACGACCCACGAATCAGTTGCCGCCGGGCACTCCCTCCCGGAGCCCACGCCTGAAGAGGCTGCCCAGCTGGAGCAGCTGTACCGGGACTTCGACAAAGAGAACCTGATCCCGTTGTGGACCGAGATCGCGGACCTGATGCCCATGGTCCCGTCCCCGAAGGCTGTGCCGCATGTCTGGCGGTGGAACGACCTGTACCCGCTGGCCGCCCGTGCCGGTGACCTGGTGCCCGTTGGCCGGGGTGGGGAACGCCGCGCCATAGCCCTGGCCAACCCGGGCCTGGCCGGCACTCCGTATGCCACGCCCACGCTCTGGGCCGCCATCCAGTACCTCGGCGCCCGCGAAACGGCGCCTGAGCACCGCCACTCCCAAAACGCCTTCCGCTTTGTGGTGGAGGGCGAAGGCGTCTGGACCGTGGTCAACGGTGATCCGGTCCGGATGTCCCGCGGCGATTTCCTGCTCACGCCGGGCTGGAACTTCCATGGCCACCATAACGACACGGACCAGCCGATGGCGTGGATTGACGGCCTGGATATCCCGTTTGTGCACTACGCCGACGCCGGGTTCTTTGAGTTCGGCACCGAGCGCGTCACCGACGAGGCCACTCCTGACATCTCCCGCTCGGAGCGGCTTTGGGCCCACCCCGGCCTGCGCCCGCTTTCCGGCCTGGATGACACCACCAGCTCTCCCATCGCCGCCTACCGCTGGGAACACACTGACAGGGCCCTGGCCGAGCAGCTGCTCCTGGAAGACGAGGGCCACCCTGCCACTGTGTCCCAGGGCCACGCCGCCGTCCGCTTCACCAACCCGACCACCGGCGGGGACGTGATGCCCACCATCCGGGCCGAGTTCCACCGGCTACGCGCCGGCGCCACCACCGAGACCGTCCGCGAGGTTGGCTCCAGCGTCTGGCAGGTCTTCGAAGGCACCGGTTCCGTGACCCTGAACGGCGAAACAAGGCAGGTGGCCAAGGGTGACCTGTTTGTGGTCCCGTCCTGGGCTGCCTGGTCACTTCAGGCCGACGCGCAGTCAGAGACGCCGGCCGGCGCCGGGTTTGATTTGTTCCGTTTCAGTGACGCCCCCATATTTGAGCGCCTGAGCTTTAACCGCACCTACATCGAAGGACGCACCAAGTAA
- a CDS encoding LacI family DNA-binding transcriptional regulator → MDNKGAAPGAAAGSGTVPPSPATRQATIYDVAEAAGVSHQTVSRFLRGFEGIRPATKQRVVDALEKLNYRPNLSARSLTTGQSHRIGALTHEIAHFGPSKVLQGASAAAREAGYLLDIVTLDVSDRGSIEEALALVMQHDLAGVVALASTDEMREAFERTEFRVPSYIGSEEDDALTGRPSQLTTIGFPALIGHLASLGHRRFLHVAGPTTFPAARNRARAYEAAIAEQGLRSEGIVFGDWSAKSGYEAIAGMPSTLQATAVVAANDQMALGAMLALSERGLSVPGDVSVTGVDDIPEAAYFAPPLTTLRVDFAAQGRTAVQELLGQINRTTLPPGDVLASELVPRRSTGPAPAPLP, encoded by the coding sequence ATGGACAACAAGGGGGCTGCACCAGGGGCGGCTGCGGGCAGTGGGACCGTTCCGCCGTCACCGGCAACCAGGCAGGCCACGATCTATGACGTGGCTGAAGCGGCAGGAGTTTCACATCAGACGGTCAGCCGCTTCCTTCGCGGTTTCGAGGGAATCCGGCCTGCGACGAAACAGCGGGTGGTTGACGCCCTAGAGAAGCTCAACTACCGGCCCAACCTGTCGGCCCGCTCGCTGACAACAGGTCAGTCCCATCGGATCGGTGCCCTCACCCACGAGATCGCCCATTTCGGGCCAAGCAAGGTCCTGCAGGGCGCAAGTGCCGCGGCAAGGGAGGCCGGATACCTGCTCGACATCGTCACTTTGGATGTCAGCGACCGCGGTTCAATCGAAGAAGCGCTGGCCCTTGTGATGCAACACGACCTTGCCGGCGTCGTCGCCCTCGCCTCGACCGACGAGATGAGGGAGGCTTTCGAGCGAACCGAATTCCGCGTCCCCTCATACATCGGTTCCGAAGAGGACGATGCCCTGACCGGCCGTCCGTCACAGTTGACCACCATTGGCTTTCCAGCGCTCATCGGGCACCTGGCGTCCCTCGGACACCGCCGGTTCCTCCACGTCGCAGGGCCCACCACGTTTCCTGCCGCCCGGAACCGCGCCCGGGCCTATGAAGCAGCGATCGCAGAACAGGGCCTCCGGTCTGAAGGAATCGTCTTCGGCGACTGGTCCGCCAAATCCGGGTATGAGGCAATCGCTGGAATGCCCAGCACTCTCCAAGCCACGGCCGTGGTCGCCGCCAACGATCAAATGGCGCTCGGCGCCATGCTCGCCCTCTCCGAACGGGGACTCAGCGTCCCGGGAGACGTGAGCGTGACAGGGGTGGACGACATCCCCGAGGCCGCCTACTTTGCCCCTCCCCTCACTACGCTCCGGGTTGACTTTGCCGCCCAGGGGCGGACCGCTGTGCAAGAGCTTCTGGGGCAAATCAACAGGACCACGCTGCCGCCCGGTGATGTGCTGGCCTCTGAACTTGTCCCGCGGCGGTCCACCGGGCCGGCGCCTGCACCGCTGCCGTAG
- a CDS encoding oxygenase MpaB family protein, with the protein MSRLHPSLAQSLDVQRAREPEEWEETFRQMVMFDLAEDMEFGFFLAYYRNFAIPSGAATLVGNGEIPQRPMKRSIDTGVVIYELVANGLDSERGRKMTELLNRVHRHVPASQEDFLYVLMTLLVVPIRWTRRHGWRPPTQAEIDAATRFFRELGTRIHIARYPATFEDAEAFLDDYENRRVSPSPAGRTLMDSTVQVLQSMQPRILHPVTRLMISTMLDDERLTKALGLPGSTWWSKAALGAGLAVRNAARRRRPLNTEPGFRPGQPAPPVYPRGYDLADIGPENVLGPPGRNTP; encoded by the coding sequence ATGTCGCGTCTGCATCCATCGTTAGCCCAGAGCCTTGACGTCCAACGGGCCAGGGAACCCGAGGAGTGGGAAGAAACATTCCGGCAGATGGTGATGTTCGATCTTGCCGAGGATATGGAGTTTGGCTTTTTCCTGGCCTACTACCGGAACTTCGCGATTCCTTCGGGCGCTGCGACGCTGGTGGGGAACGGAGAAATACCACAGCGGCCCATGAAGCGTTCCATCGATACCGGTGTAGTGATCTACGAGCTGGTTGCCAACGGATTGGACAGCGAGCGTGGGCGGAAGATGACTGAGTTGCTCAACCGGGTCCACCGGCACGTTCCGGCCAGCCAGGAGGATTTCCTGTATGTGCTGATGACGCTCCTGGTTGTTCCGATCCGGTGGACCCGCCGCCACGGCTGGCGGCCGCCCACGCAGGCGGAAATTGATGCTGCAACACGTTTCTTCCGGGAGCTGGGAACACGGATTCACATCGCACGGTATCCAGCGACGTTCGAGGACGCCGAGGCCTTTCTCGATGACTACGAGAACCGGCGGGTCAGCCCAAGTCCAGCGGGCCGGACGCTGATGGACTCAACTGTCCAGGTCCTGCAAAGCATGCAGCCCAGGATTCTTCATCCGGTAACGCGGCTGATGATCTCCACCATGCTGGACGACGAGCGTCTCACCAAAGCGCTTGGACTTCCCGGGAGCACCTGGTGGTCAAAAGCTGCGCTCGGAGCCGGGCTGGCAGTCCGCAACGCCGCCCGGCGCCGCCGCCCCTTGAACACGGAACCGGGTTTCCGCCCCGGTCAACCGGCTCCTCCGGTCTATCCCCGGGGGTACGACCTGGCTGATATCGGGCCGGAAAACGTGCTTGGTCCACCCGGCCGCAACACCCCATGA
- a CDS encoding YciI family protein, giving the protein MKYMIMMFGSAEGMMETADPAWIQEMIGFMIQIDKDLTESGELVFNAGLADGSTAKTVKQAGNGVITTDGPYAESKESLIGYWVVDVASEQRAIDICSSIVKYAGAVELRAVQDGPPDV; this is encoded by the coding sequence ATGAAATACATGATCATGATGTTCGGTTCGGCAGAAGGCATGATGGAAACTGCCGATCCGGCATGGATCCAGGAGATGATCGGCTTTATGATCCAGATCGACAAGGATCTCACCGAATCCGGCGAGCTGGTATTCAACGCCGGACTGGCCGACGGCAGCACCGCGAAAACGGTCAAACAGGCGGGCAACGGCGTGATCACCACCGACGGTCCGTATGCGGAGTCCAAGGAGTCACTGATCGGATACTGGGTGGTGGATGTGGCCAGCGAACAGCGGGCCATCGACATCTGCTCCAGCATCGTCAAGTACGCCGGAGCTGTGGAGCTAAGGGCAGTCCAGGACGGGCCGCCCGACGTCTAG
- a CDS encoding RNA polymerase sigma factor: MEPGRLRLEDLLRTLAPQVLGMLARRHGQFDACEDAVQEALLEASLRWPQDGVPDNPRSWLVTVAGRRLVDQWRSDSARRRREESFALETLPLQAGRAVTGAGGDDDALAPDADDTLTLLYLCCHPALSPPSQLALTLRAVGGLTTAEIASAFLVPEATMAQRISRAKGSISRAGARFESPAPDEAVARTSIVQQVLYLIFNEGYAASSGRSLQRSDLTGEAIRLARLLLAVTPAGSAARGETAGLLALMLLTDARRQARTLPDGGLVPLAEQDRTLWDADRIREGVMLLTGTLGKSPVGPYQLQAAIAAVHDEASAAVATDWPQILALYGVLEQVAPSPVVTLNRAVAVAMVHGPLAGLAVLGTVEEDANLARSHRLDAVRAHLLELSGDAAAARAAYLRAAATTASLPERRYLAARAARLT; encoded by the coding sequence ATGGAACCGGGACGCCTTCGGCTGGAGGACCTGCTGCGCACCCTTGCGCCGCAGGTCCTTGGCATGCTTGCCCGCCGCCACGGGCAGTTCGATGCGTGCGAGGACGCCGTCCAGGAAGCGCTCCTGGAAGCCTCGCTCAGATGGCCGCAGGATGGCGTTCCGGACAACCCCCGCAGCTGGCTGGTGACGGTAGCCGGGCGGCGCCTGGTTGACCAGTGGCGCAGCGACAGCGCCCGGCGTCGCCGGGAAGAATCGTTCGCCCTGGAGACACTCCCCTTGCAGGCCGGGAGAGCTGTTACCGGTGCCGGAGGGGACGACGACGCGCTGGCGCCTGACGCCGATGACACCCTGACGCTCCTGTACTTGTGCTGCCATCCGGCGCTCTCCCCGCCGTCCCAACTGGCCCTGACGCTGCGGGCCGTCGGCGGCCTGACCACTGCGGAAATCGCCAGCGCCTTCCTGGTTCCCGAAGCCACCATGGCCCAGCGGATCAGCCGGGCCAAGGGCAGCATCAGCCGGGCGGGCGCCCGTTTCGAATCGCCCGCTCCCGACGAAGCGGTGGCGAGAACCTCCATCGTGCAGCAGGTGCTTTACCTGATCTTCAACGAAGGTTACGCCGCGAGTTCAGGGCGTTCCCTCCAGCGCTCGGACCTCACCGGCGAGGCCATCCGGCTTGCCCGGCTGCTGCTGGCCGTGACCCCGGCCGGATCTGCCGCCAGGGGCGAAACTGCCGGCCTCCTTGCCCTGATGCTGCTGACGGATGCCCGGCGGCAGGCCCGCACCCTGCCCGACGGCGGCCTGGTGCCGCTTGCTGAACAGGACCGGACCCTCTGGGACGCGGACAGGATCCGTGAAGGCGTCATGCTCCTGACCGGAACCCTGGGCAAATCTCCGGTAGGTCCGTACCAACTGCAGGCGGCAATAGCGGCGGTCCATGATGAAGCCTCAGCCGCCGTGGCTACGGACTGGCCGCAGATCCTGGCGCTTTACGGCGTCCTGGAGCAGGTGGCACCCAGCCCGGTGGTGACGCTGAACCGTGCCGTCGCCGTCGCGATGGTCCACGGACCCCTCGCCGGGTTGGCGGTGCTGGGGACAGTGGAAGAGGATGCGAATCTGGCCCGAAGTCACCGCCTGGATGCGGTGCGGGCGCACCTCCTGGAACTTTCCGGTGACGCGGCCGCTGCACGCGCAGCCTATCTCCGGGCTGCGGCCACCACGGCGAGCCTCCCCGAGCGCCGCTACCTCGCTGCGCGGGCCGCCCGGCTGACCTAG
- a CDS encoding TetR/AcrR family transcriptional regulator translates to MPNQSAPQRKQPSGSTEDDVLRGAALEAADRLFYAKGIQGVGMDELRSASGISLKRLYRLFPSKDAIVEQVLLARHRKWTEGVAAAVARATEPRERLLAVYDFLAEWFIQEDFRGCAFINSFGELGGTSPRIAEIVRSHKADFQQYLSTLAAEIGAPPALAPQLAILAEGAQTTAAISGSAEPARQAREAAEVLIGSALARGQAGPH, encoded by the coding sequence ATGCCGAACCAGAGCGCTCCGCAGAGGAAGCAGCCCTCCGGCTCCACTGAAGACGACGTCCTGCGCGGCGCTGCCCTTGAGGCCGCGGACCGCCTCTTCTACGCGAAAGGTATCCAGGGCGTGGGAATGGATGAGCTTCGCAGCGCCTCGGGAATTTCGCTCAAGCGGCTCTACCGGCTTTTTCCGTCCAAGGACGCGATCGTGGAGCAGGTCCTGCTTGCCCGTCACCGCAAGTGGACCGAAGGCGTGGCCGCAGCGGTGGCCCGTGCGACGGAACCACGGGAGCGGCTCCTGGCCGTCTACGATTTTCTTGCTGAGTGGTTTATCCAGGAGGACTTCCGCGGATGCGCCTTTATCAACTCCTTTGGCGAACTGGGCGGCACGTCTCCCCGTATTGCTGAAATCGTCAGGAGCCACAAGGCGGACTTCCAGCAGTACCTTTCCACGCTGGCCGCGGAAATCGGCGCCCCGCCCGCGCTGGCGCCCCAACTCGCCATCCTCGCCGAAGGGGCCCAGACGACTGCTGCCATCTCGGGCAGTGCCGAGCCGGCCAGGCAAGCTCGTGAGGCCGCGGAGGTGCTGATTGGCTCTGCGCTGGCCCGCGGGCAGGCTGGTCCACACTGA
- a CDS encoding nuclear transport factor 2 family protein — protein sequence MASTESNKEAVARLFEAFRAGDTEAFDQLIVDDYKQHNPLAGNGLQAVKGFFAQFGPVDVEVHRVIAEGDFVAVHSHYRTLNSAAVDIFRFNEAGKIIEHWDVLQEVPTATASGNDMFSQLT from the coding sequence ATGGCGTCAACAGAATCAAACAAGGAAGCCGTGGCTCGGCTGTTCGAAGCTTTCCGGGCGGGTGACACGGAGGCTTTCGACCAGCTGATTGTGGACGACTACAAGCAGCACAATCCGCTGGCTGGCAACGGACTGCAAGCAGTCAAGGGCTTTTTCGCCCAGTTCGGGCCCGTCGACGTCGAAGTCCACCGCGTGATCGCCGAAGGCGACTTCGTTGCCGTGCATTCGCACTACCGGACGTTAAATTCCGCTGCTGTTGACATCTTCCGCTTCAACGAAGCAGGCAAGATCATTGAGCATTGGGACGTTCTCCAGGAAGTCCCCACAGCGACAGCGAGCGGGAACGACATGTTCTCGCAACTCACCTAG
- a CDS encoding MFS transporter yields MNHTLPAAAPQRSSTGDPAAEIPEGPSSKFTKASAAAVLVCWLLVVFDGYDLIVYGTVQSSLISDTGWGLSKATAGTIGSMAFVGMMIGAIFAGRMADSWGRRRTILGCAIVFSVFTVLCAFAPSAAIFGILRLLAGIGLGGLVPSANALVAELVPSKWRSIVATLMMSGVPIGGSIAAVVGIQMIPAFGWESMFLVAVLALLIVVPLGLKYLPETLAAGTASSTTVSRPAGFKSLLRAPYLGISVLFAVATIATLFAWYGLGTWLPNLMQLAGYNLGSALTFALALNLGAVAGSVITAWAGTRFGPIPTAIAAAAVAAGALLVLVTGPSVTIVYLMLVLAGVGTHGTQCLIIAAVASHYPGHLRGTALGWALGTGRIGAVAAPQVGGLLLAAGLGVNSNFLAFDGAAAIAAVLLAAVGLKLASKLSTSPSIHPSPTGANNV; encoded by the coding sequence ATGAACCACACACTTCCCGCTGCAGCGCCGCAACGGTCCTCAACAGGGGATCCCGCCGCCGAGATCCCTGAGGGTCCCTCCTCGAAGTTCACCAAAGCCTCTGCCGCGGCCGTCCTGGTCTGCTGGCTGTTGGTGGTCTTTGATGGCTACGACCTAATCGTCTACGGCACCGTCCAGTCCTCGCTGATCTCCGACACCGGATGGGGACTGAGCAAGGCCACGGCCGGAACCATAGGGTCCATGGCCTTCGTGGGCATGATGATCGGAGCGATCTTCGCCGGCCGGATGGCCGACTCGTGGGGCCGCCGCCGCACCATTCTGGGCTGCGCCATTGTCTTTTCGGTATTCACGGTCCTCTGCGCATTCGCACCCAGTGCTGCCATCTTCGGCATCCTGCGGCTCCTCGCCGGCATCGGCCTCGGCGGCCTGGTGCCGTCGGCAAATGCCCTGGTGGCCGAACTTGTCCCCAGCAAATGGCGGTCCATCGTGGCCACCCTGATGATGTCCGGTGTCCCCATCGGCGGATCGATCGCCGCCGTCGTCGGCATCCAGATGATTCCGGCCTTCGGCTGGGAGTCCATGTTCCTTGTTGCCGTGCTGGCTCTTTTGATCGTGGTTCCCCTCGGCCTGAAGTACCTGCCTGAGACACTGGCCGCCGGCACGGCGTCCAGCACCACAGTCAGCAGGCCCGCCGGCTTCAAGTCACTGCTCCGCGCACCCTATCTGGGGATCAGCGTACTGTTCGCCGTGGCCACCATCGCCACACTTTTCGCCTGGTACGGGCTGGGAACCTGGCTGCCGAACCTGATGCAACTGGCCGGCTACAACCTTGGCTCCGCCCTGACCTTCGCCCTGGCCCTGAATCTGGGTGCGGTGGCCGGTTCAGTCATCACCGCCTGGGCCGGCACCCGGTTCGGACCGATTCCGACGGCGATCGCCGCCGCCGCAGTTGCGGCCGGAGCGCTGCTGGTCCTGGTCACAGGACCGTCCGTCACCATCGTGTACCTGATGCTGGTTCTCGCTGGCGTAGGTACCCACGGCACGCAATGCCTGATCATTGCCGCTGTGGCCAGCCACTATCCGGGACACCTGCGGGGGACTGCTCTCGGCTGGGCACTGGGGACAGGCCGCATCGGAGCGGTGGCTGCACCCCAGGTTGGTGGCCTTCTGCTGGCCGCCGGGCTGGGCGTCAATTCGAACTTCCTGGCCTTTGACGGCGCAGCCGCCATCGCGGCAGTCCTGCTGGCCGCCGTCGGCCTCAAACTCGCGTCGAAACTCTCTACCAGCCCCTCAATCCACCCCTCACCAACAGGAGCAAACAATGTCTGA
- a CDS encoding alpha/beta fold hydrolase, which yields MAFITVGTENSTDIELYYEDHGAGQPVVLIHGYPLDGHSWEKQSAALLSAGYRVITYDRRGFGRSSQPTTGYDYDTFSADLNVLLETLDLRNVVLVGFSMGTGEVGRYLGTYGSGRIAKAAFLASLEPFLLQTGDNPQGVPQEVFDGILDAVTTDRYAYFTDFYKNFYNTDDTLGTRLSEEALRNSWNVAAGASWYASSAAVPTWTTDFRADIAKIDVPALILHGTADNILPIDATGRPFYKALPTADYVEVEGAPHGLLWTHAEEVNEALLAFLAK from the coding sequence ATGGCTTTCATTACGGTTGGAACAGAAAACAGCACCGACATCGAGCTCTACTACGAGGACCACGGAGCGGGCCAGCCGGTGGTGCTGATCCATGGGTACCCACTGGACGGACACTCCTGGGAAAAGCAGAGCGCAGCCCTGCTCAGCGCCGGGTACCGTGTCATCACCTATGACCGCCGCGGCTTTGGCCGCTCAAGCCAGCCCACCACCGGTTACGACTACGACACGTTCTCCGCTGACCTGAACGTCCTCCTGGAAACCCTTGATCTCCGCAACGTCGTCCTGGTCGGTTTCTCCATGGGAACCGGCGAGGTGGGCCGGTACCTTGGCACTTACGGATCCGGCCGCATTGCCAAGGCAGCCTTCCTGGCCTCCCTGGAACCGTTCCTCCTGCAGACCGGGGACAACCCCCAGGGTGTCCCGCAGGAAGTATTCGACGGGATCCTCGACGCCGTCACCACCGACCGCTACGCCTACTTCACAGACTTCTACAAGAACTTCTACAACACCGACGACACCCTGGGAACACGTCTGTCGGAAGAGGCGCTGCGCAACAGCTGGAACGTTGCCGCCGGCGCCTCCTGGTACGCCTCCAGTGCGGCCGTGCCCACCTGGACCACGGACTTCAGGGCTGACATTGCCAAGATTGACGTTCCCGCGCTCATCCTGCATGGAACGGCCGACAACATCCTGCCCATCGATGCAACCGGGCGTCCGTTCTACAAGGCTCTGCCCACGGCCGACTACGTAGAGGTTGAGGGGGCTCCGCACGGCCTGCTCTGGACCCACGCCGAGGAAGTCAACGAGGCACTGCTGGCCTTCCTCGCCAAGTAG
- a CDS encoding IclR family transcriptional regulator: MQKRPAYSIEAVDNALQLLQLLRDGGALRLKDAAMELGVAPSTAHRLLAMLVYRGFAVQDENRRYVPGPAMGVGPAGLGWTRLLRSLAQPHMELLSAQLNETVNLMVRVGTKVRFLATVEGNNVLRVGDRQGTVMPANRTSGGKAMLAELETPLIGQLFRSNNAEIGGDTISDEEYPVFLRELETIRSNGFAANFEGTEEGVCALGMALHNRHGHVVGALSVATPATRFRRVFDAGLVPVLRESCRQLEIDIAANPAEPDAG; the protein is encoded by the coding sequence GTGCAAAAACGGCCGGCCTACTCCATCGAGGCGGTGGACAACGCCCTGCAGCTCCTCCAGCTGCTGCGCGACGGCGGGGCGCTTCGGCTCAAGGACGCCGCCATGGAACTGGGGGTTGCCCCCTCCACGGCCCACCGGCTCCTGGCGATGCTGGTCTACCGCGGTTTTGCCGTGCAGGATGAAAACCGGCGGTACGTTCCCGGGCCGGCCATGGGCGTCGGACCGGCAGGGCTGGGGTGGACCAGGCTGCTGCGCTCCCTCGCCCAGCCCCACATGGAACTGCTTTCTGCACAGCTCAACGAGACCGTGAACCTCATGGTGAGGGTGGGCACCAAAGTGCGTTTCCTGGCCACCGTGGAGGGAAACAACGTGTTGCGTGTGGGTGACAGGCAGGGAACGGTCATGCCGGCCAACAGGACTTCCGGCGGCAAAGCCATGCTGGCGGAACTTGAAACCCCGCTGATCGGCCAGCTTTTTCGCAGCAATAACGCCGAAATCGGAGGGGACACCATCTCGGATGAGGAGTATCCGGTATTCCTGCGCGAGCTGGAGACTATCCGCAGCAATGGCTTCGCTGCCAATTTCGAGGGAACGGAGGAAGGCGTATGCGCCCTGGGGATGGCACTGCACAACCGCCACGGGCACGTGGTGGGGGCGCTGAGTGTCGCCACCCCGGCAACACGTTTTCGCCGGGTGTTCGACGCCGGGCTTGTACCGGTCCTGCGTGAGAGCTGCCGGCAACTGGAGATCGATATCGCGGCGAACCCGGCCGAGCCCGACGCCGGCTAA
- a CDS encoding RidA family protein encodes MASIQRIRPQGLVSSPAFSHVAIVPPGATTVYVGGQNAVDAEGSLIGEGDVAVQSARALANAKTALAAAGATLGDVVQWTVLFVDGADLAAGYGAIASELASDEPALVTAARVAGLGVPGALVEISAVAAVMQ; translated from the coding sequence ATGGCATCCATCCAGCGCATCCGTCCCCAGGGGCTCGTCTCGAGCCCAGCATTCAGCCACGTCGCCATTGTTCCGCCGGGCGCCACCACCGTCTATGTCGGAGGTCAGAACGCCGTCGACGCCGAGGGCTCGCTCATTGGCGAGGGCGACGTTGCTGTGCAGTCTGCCCGTGCCCTGGCGAACGCCAAGACCGCGCTTGCCGCGGCCGGCGCAACCCTCGGCGACGTCGTGCAGTGGACGGTACTCTTTGTGGACGGCGCAGACCTCGCCGCGGGATACGGGGCGATAGCGTCGGAGCTGGCCTCCGACGAGCCGGCACTGGTCACCGCAGCCCGTGTAGCAGGGCTGGGGGTTCCAGGTGCCCTCGTGGAGATCAGCGCCGTCGCAGCCGTGATGCAGTAA
- a CDS encoding FAD-dependent oxidoreductase gives MSEHATSTDVLVIGGGMAGLAGALALRENGADVTLVERAPEFGEVGAGLQMAPNASRVLQRWGLLEKALEIGVQPKHLVFRDAITGEELTRQTLGGEFAERYGAPYVVIHRSDLHRVLLEGCEAAGVKLVNDVMVESVETVNGRGVAHTAAGVDYEADVVIGADGLKSTLRPLVANDEPVSSAYVAYRGTVPITENTPKTDLEDVIVYLGPDCHLVQYPLRKGKLLNTVAVFKSASFERGEEQYGGVDELEAAYKDCVPAVRAALKNLGTGMRWPMYDRDPIENWVAGRMVLVGDAAHPMLQYLAQGACQALEDAAILQDVSAGSVFTGDGVNPAAWDVAIKEFNTIRAGRTARVQRTARVWGESWHVSGLARTLRNLLFKSRKDNDFQYNDWLYGQDGEGVPAAEAARTSQARRLPA, from the coding sequence ATGTCTGAGCACGCAACGTCCACTGATGTCCTCGTGATCGGAGGGGGCATGGCCGGCCTGGCCGGCGCCCTCGCGCTGCGTGAAAATGGAGCCGACGTCACGCTGGTGGAGCGGGCGCCCGAATTCGGCGAAGTAGGCGCAGGGCTGCAGATGGCCCCCAACGCGTCCCGTGTCCTGCAGCGTTGGGGGCTGCTGGAAAAGGCGCTGGAGATTGGCGTCCAGCCCAAGCACCTGGTGTTCCGCGACGCCATCACCGGCGAGGAACTCACCCGGCAGACGCTGGGTGGGGAATTCGCGGAACGCTACGGAGCACCGTACGTGGTGATCCACCGCAGCGACCTGCACCGGGTCCTGCTCGAAGGCTGTGAGGCGGCCGGCGTCAAGCTTGTTAACGACGTTATGGTCGAAAGCGTGGAGACCGTAAACGGCCGGGGTGTGGCGCACACCGCCGCCGGTGTGGACTACGAGGCCGACGTTGTGATCGGCGCCGATGGACTCAAATCCACCCTGCGCCCGCTGGTAGCCAATGACGAACCGGTCTCCTCGGCCTACGTGGCCTACCGCGGCACGGTACCCATCACCGAAAACACTCCAAAAACCGACCTTGAGGACGTCATCGTCTACCTCGGACCGGACTGCCACCTGGTGCAGTATCCGCTGCGCAAGGGCAAGCTGCTGAACACCGTGGCCGTTTTCAAGTCCGCCTCCTTTGAGCGCGGGGAAGAGCAGTACGGGGGAGTGGACGAGCTCGAGGCTGCGTACAAGGACTGTGTCCCGGCCGTGCGGGCAGCGCTGAAGAACCTGGGCACCGGCATGCGGTGGCCCATGTATGACCGCGACCCGATCGAAAACTGGGTTGCCGGCCGAATGGTGTTGGTAGGGGATGCCGCCCACCCCATGCTGCAGTATCTGGCCCAGGGGGCCTGCCAGGCCCTTGAAGACGCAGCGATCCTCCAGGATGTCAGCGCCGGCAGCGTTTTCACCGGGGACGGCGTGAACCCGGCCGCCTGGGACGTCGCCATCAAGGAATTCAACACCATCCGCGCGGGCCGTACCGCCCGGGTTCAGCGCACCGCACGCGTCTGGGGCGAATCCTGGCACGTCTCCGGCCTGGCGAGGACACTACGGAATCTGCTCTTCAAGAGCCGGAAGGACAACGACTTCCAGTACAACGACTGGCTGTACGGCCAGGATGGCGAAGGCGTTCCGGCCGCCGAAGCTGCTCGAACCAGCCAGGCACGCCGGCTTCCTGCCTGA